GTTCCATTTCTGATGAAGAGTGGGACAGGTCGGCTTATGAAATGGCTAAATTGAGAGGTAAGATAAATGCTTCTCTGTTGAGCTTGAAACATTTAAATTACCTGGACCTAAGCTTTAAtgattttcatcgcattcaagTTCCTAAGTTCTTCGGGGAGCTTAAAAGTTTGCAATATCTTAATCTCTCCGCTGCGTCATTTGGAGGAGAGATTCCCCCTTCTCTTGGTAACCTGTCAAGCCTCAATTTTCTTGACCTTGGGAGGAATCAACTCTCATCTTCCAGAAATTTGAATTGGCTGTCTCGCCTCTCTTCTCTAAAATACCTTGATCTCGGAGGCATGGATCTTAGCACCACAGGAGTCAATTGGGCGTATGCTGTTAATATGCTTCCTTCATTAGCAGAGTTACACTTATCTGATTGCCAAATTAAAAGCATTTCACTCTCCCTGCAGAGCATTAACTTGACATCACTTTTTAATCTTACCAGCCTCATAACACTTGATCTATCCTGGAATGATTTCGGTGATCCTTTCCCAAGTGAATTTGCAAACTTCAAATCTCTGGAATACCTTGATTTATCTAATACAGGCTTAGAAGGCCAAATTCCTAAAGGCATTGGAAATTTGTGCAAGCTAAAGGTCTTAAGTCTTTATGGAAACGAATTTAATGGGGGGCTTGAAGAGTTTTGTAGAAGTTTCTCAAATTGTTCAAATATTGCATTAGAGTCACTAGATTTGTCTTTTAGTAAGCTGGGAAGCCAACTGCCGGTCTCCTTAGGAATGTTTAAAAGTATGCAGAATCTCTACCTTGGTGGAAACTCTTTGTGGGGCTCAATTCCAGACTCCATTGGAAACTTGTCATCCTTGAAAACTTTATACCTCTCTTATAATATGATTACCGGCTCCATTCCAGATTCCATTGGAAACTTGTCATCCTTGAAAACTTTAGACCTCTTTTATAATATGATGAACGGCTCCATTCCACAAAGTCTGGGACAACTCTCTCAGCTAGTTTCCCTCGATCTGTCTTCTAATCCTTGGGAGGGCAATCTAACGGAAGCCCATTTCATAAATCTTACCCGGTTACAAGATTTTAAAGCAGGAGACAGTTACAACCACACATCCCTCATTTTCGACATGGCGTATGATTGGGTTCCTCCATTCAAGCTCCACACAATTTATATCAGAAATTGTCATATAGGTCCCGGTTTTGGGATATGGCTTCAATCTCAAACTGAATTGAGGGAAATCTATCTTAGTGGTAATGGAATCTCGGATTCCTTCCCAGAGGAATGGCTGTTGAAGATATCTTCCCAACTCATCCAGCTAGACTTGTCTTACAACCAATTTCGTGGAAACCTTCCATCCAATTTGAAATCTCCAAAATTGGAGTTGATTGACTTGAGTCATAATCAGTTGGACGGCCCACTCCCACTTTGGTCGGCCACTAAGGTAACTAACTTTGATCTTGAAAGCAATTCCTTTTCCGGGCCAATTCCCTCCAATATTGACCAAATGATGCccaatttgaattttttgtatcTTTCTGAGAATCATTTGAATGGCAATATTCCTCGCTCTATCTGTAACATGCAGCAATTGCAAGAATTGTCACTTTTTGGGAATCATTTGAATGGCACTATTCCTCCCTTTGTTTACAACATGAAGCAGTTGCAAATCTTGTCTCTAGGGAGCAATCAATTTCATGGAGAACTCCGTCTTGCATGGAGTGTGGGGAGCAACATGATGTTTCTAGATGTTAGTCAAAACAATCTCTCGGGTAATATTCCCACATCATTAGGGGCATTAATTTCACTGAAAGTATTAAAGCTCAACAACAACAATTTTGAAGGTGAAATTCCAAATTCCTTGCAAAATTGTTCTCAGTTGGGGAGTATTGATCTTGGAGACAACAAGTTATTTGGCAAAATACCACAGTGGATAGGAGGATTAAATGTATCCATGTTGAATATGATACGATTACGGTCCAACAATTTTAGTGGACATATATCCCAGCAACTGTGCAATCTTCAACAACTTCATATCCTCGACCTTAGTCACAACAACATTTCAGGTACTATTCCCAAGTGTTTGGGTAATTTGGCTTCGCTGGTCAATGATTCATATACATCAGATGATACTTTTTATGCCTCTAATCAGCCAACCACACTGACACTAAAAGGAAAGGAACTTGTGTACAATAATACTCTATATCTTGTAAAGAGCATTGATCTTTCATCAAATACTTTACAAGGTGAAATCCCTGAAGAAATAAGTAGCCTCATTCTATTGGGTACCTTGAACTTGTCTAGGAATCAATTGACTGGAAAGATCCCTTCCCAGATTGGAAACTTGCATTGGCTCGAAACACTTGATCTCTCACACAACCACCTTTCAGGACAGATTCCTCAGAGCTTGTCATCTTTAACCTCACTATCCCACTTGAACTTGTCTTACAACAACTTGTCTGGAAGAATTCCTTCAGGAAACCAGCTTCAAACGCTCATTGATCCGTCCATTTATATGGAAAATCCATCGCTATGTGGCGTTCCTCTCTCAACTAAGTGCCCTGGAGATGAAACTTTCCCATCTAAGGATACAAAAGACATAAATGTAGGTGGAAATGATGAGTTATGGTTCTATGTCAGCATGGTACTTGGCTTTATTGTAGGCTTTTGGGGGGTTTGCGGCACACTGATCTTAAAGACATCATGGAGGTATGCATATTTTCAGTTCTTTGACAGCATCAAAGACAAGATAGCACTAGCAATTGCATTGAAAGTGGCTCGTTTTCAAAGAATGTTTTCTTATGTTTGATAGTACTACGTATATTTGTGGTTTCCTTTGTATTTGGTTTATGGGACTTGCAACTTAtgtattgaataaaaaaaattctacctTTCAATAAATGTTCCCACAAACAATTATGTATTAACTtggaattaattaaaatttctaGTGTGTACTTATCAATCgcctaaaccaaaaaaaattagggatggGGTAGTAACGTACAATCGCGTTTATTTCTTAAAACGAAATAAAGACCGCCGATTTAACGAGACGACTCAGACCTCTGCAACGGTCGACTGTTCTCATTCCGCTCCATCTCCGAAGATCAGAATCCGAGAAGAGCACGAGATATCTCCAAAATGACGTCTTTTAAGGTACGCTTCTTCCTACAAATCTATCGACAAACTATCGTTTCGATGTAATTCTTGAGAAATCGAATTTATTcgaaaaatcaattcaattagGGCTgcgttttgaaatttgaattactGTTCGTACAATTATGGGTTTCTTTTGTGGAAGTTGCTTTCTCGTGAATTTTGTCTTGAACTGATTGAAATTCTCTCGGTTTTTCTAGAAATTGGATCATCGGCAGAGCACTACGACACTTATAGAGAGAAGCAAAATGTTGGCTGCTAAGGTCGGAAAAATCCATAAAGGTTTTCGATTCCCGGATaactttctttgatttctttctcTGGTTTTTCCTTTGGATGAAATCAGTTCTGACATCTGCGAAACCCTGCTTGGTTTTTCGTAGTTTTCAGCCAGAATTCGGCATAGGACAGAATCGGGTGGGAGAAGAAAACTCAACATGCTCACGTGGTGTGGAACCGCAATTCTTGGTTCTTCTGCTGGTTTTAAGGTCTTGTGGTGGTGATTTATTTACTTCTCACCTTCTTTTTCGACATTTTAAAGAGTTGGTGTctcaagttttaagttttatacaGAAAGTGACACTGCCAAAGCTGATGCCGGGATCGGGTAATTGTAGTTTTAATTTTGTGCAATTTTATTTCGATTATCGAATGTTATGGTTTTAATCAATGTCTAAGTTGTTTTAGAACTAAAATCAACTAAGCCTTCCTTCCAGAATTTAAATCTTGGGatttttatttgtatgcaaACTGTGCTAACAATTCAAATAGAATGGGAGCCTTGTACAATGATGTCGCTAAGTAGAGGCCAAAAAGTATTAGATATTAGCTGTATCTGCCCACTTCCTTCAAGTTCTTCTAGGATTGTAGGGGGTGATGCCTCTAAAATTATGTTGGTACCTTTTCATTTGCTCATATAGTTCCTTCATTTTTGGATGTTGAGCTAAGAAGTTCTAAATTTGGGCCATCTTCAATGCAGGAGCGGTAAAAGTGAGAGGATTAAATCTTTGCAACGGTATGCATTTTGATATTATGATACCTATACGTGCTTGTGAATTCAATAttcttttgatattttgatATAACTGTAGATGTTAGCAAGGGTGTGAGTAGGTTCGAGATCCTTTGCTTTTGCTTTAATGTAGTATTGTattcttttgtatttttgtaGGGTTTCAGTGGGTAGAAACGTTAAGACTGTGAATTTATCATCAAGGATATCCTTCCTGGTAAGAATGTTAAATCCTAGCATGCATTTTCCTTGTAACTCTCTTATTTACATGATTGCATAGTATGTTGTTCTACTGACTTCAGTAGATAACTAGATATCTCTCTGTAATCTGAAAATGAACAAAAGAGCTTTCATATGAGTGGTTCAAAGATCTCATAGTTACTTACAGCCGTTAAGCAGGGTACTTCAAGTTAGTTTTCATATATAGTTCCACCCCCAAACTGGACAAAGTTGCAAAACTTTAAAGTTTTCTTCCTGtccatgtttttctttttgaaggTCAACTAAGTTTTTGTTTTCCACTGTTACGTTGTATGTTTGACAACGCAAAGAcagggttttgtttttcttgacaAGCTTAGCGAGTATCAACGCCTATCATTTCATATATGTTGTTCTTCCAATTGTAAGAATTGATTTTTGTGTTACTTCAATCAGGGAAAAGGGCGGGGAGGCTTTGATACTTCAGAAATGCTGGTATAGTTTCCCGGATTCAATTGtaccatttgaatttttttttattatggatAAACTGTAGCTATTAAAGAGCTGAAGGCACCTTCAGAGAGTCAAAGGACCAAGGCTATGGGTCTAAATCGTGAACCTATTGTTACAGATGGCAGGTCTAAGCCACCTTTGTTTTCCCTCTTTATAAGAAATTAGAATTTATGCCGCAATTTGTTTGTTGTGCCTTTGAAATATTCTAATCTGGCTCATATGCTTATGAAACTAAACATATAAAGACCCTTGATTAAacttataacttttttttaaaggaGGACTTCATATACTTCACTTAAGCTGATAAGGTATCTGACCAGCAGACATGTTTGTTTATTTACTGTGGATAAGATCTGTATCTGTTATTGATGTATTTTCTATTTCCTCCCTCCATTTTAAAGGAAATCATTGCCGGTGCTAAAGGTCAACCCAGAGGAAGCAAGTATTCCGAAGGTTGATGTCGTGCATTATAATAATGTTCCTTGGTTCAGTTTAACAGGAGTAGGATTTCAAGTTGgacatttatatttttttgcttTCCTGCTTGTAGGAAAATGCTGGTAGAAATTCTGTAGGAAAAAGAGGGTATTATGGTAAGATGCCGTGAATATTTAAGATTTGACAAGTGCATGGCACATGATGTCTGACCAAATGGCATTTTGGAATACAATTAAGGCTACGGTTGGCAAGAAAGTAGTACCTAGAGTAAATGATACCACGAGGAGCCATCTGTTGAGGAATCGAGTGAGTGATATCTTTGTGATTATGTGAGTGACAGTGATCCATACTACTAGTTTTCTATCCCGCTAAAAGCCAGTTAAAATGTTTTGCTGATAGTGGTGCATATTCCTTTAaacctcatttttcttctgaatgaatggaatggaagCGTCTTTCTTGCATTTTATGGATAGGATTGTTTGTTCTCACTTCAGGCATGACTAATATGTCAATTTCAGAACTCAAAGCAAATAACAGCAGATGCAGAAGTAAAACTATAAGGGTGTACAACAAAGAACTTGTATTCTGCTGTTCACCCccaattttatgaattttgtgGCTCCTCCCAGTTATTTTTAGATATTTTGAATATTGTCCTGGAAAAGGAAAATTTATCGTTTTTCTTGTCCCCTGGTATCTAAGAATTGATATTATAATGCTACATGCGAATACAATTTTTGGTCTTGAAAGTTACAGCATCGAGATTTCGAATGGCTGCATTGGAGAGTTTGGTTTTAGGTTAAGTCACATTGTTTTTTACTCTTGATGGGTTTCTGTAttcattttattcttctttactaCTATAATTTGAATTACTACATTCATTAACTTTCTAATTCATTGAATGTCTCTTATGTTGAATGATCATTTAAGCTTTTATGTCTTAATTAAACACGGTTGAGATTTCTATCTATTAATAGTTTGCATGTGATTTGAGATTGCAGGGGTCAGCGTAATTCAAATGTCCTTGTATTGCCAAGAAATTCTGTCAGGGTAAGTCTAATCAGAAATGGAACTCAtgtccctcctcctcctcaaatgagaaaaaagaattaatgtCTCGTTTTGTTTGACCAGTTCTGAATTGTAGTTGCTCAAGTTTGTCTACTTCAGACAGTAAAACAATTTCATTTGTGTTACCATATTTTACTTTCAGTACTTCAACAATCtgtcaatttttttaaagtcaTTTGGTCCTGAAATCTGTTGACTTGTGTTATTGCTTAACATGGCAACCATTTTGGCATCAACTTGAAGCTTTACGGCAGTGCATTCAATTTAGAACTTCACCTGAGTGATTGCTTTACATTACTATGAGATTACATCATCATCCTGACTTTGTTTCTTGGCATGTTAGATCTATATGAAGTAGATGTGCGTTCGATTTATCTTCCCTTTAATTTTATTACAATCCAGCCAACTTTGTCCACACTGAGGGCTCGTGAGTCGCAAAGGACTTTGAAATCCAAGGGTGCATCACGTCCAAACAAATTAGTTTCTGCTACTGCAACTTCATCCAAAACTGAAAAAGTGGCTACTTCTCTTCCTGAGAACGTTAAGCATGAAGCCACTCAGGGAGAGCTCCCATCTGAAGCCAACTGCAGCCAGAGTGCTTCAACTATCATTTCCAGGATAAAATCAAATAGGAGGAGATCTTACACATCTCTATTGATGACTGGATCAAAGGTTGGGGCTTAACGTG
This genomic stretch from Pyrus communis chromosome 2, drPyrComm1.1, whole genome shotgun sequence harbors:
- the LOC137724444 gene encoding receptor-like protein EIX2 codes for the protein MDSHYHLSIAHYFLLFLLASSYMRSTTQLSFCLAGGELSSSVETNSCIDEERRALQIFKRHLVDPSGRLSSWVGHDCCRWEGISCNNLTGHVVKMDLRNRYPGLRSISDEEWDRSAYEMAKLRGKINASLLSLKHLNYLDLSFNDFHRIQVPKFFGELKSLQYLNLSAASFGGEIPPSLGNLSSLNFLDLGRNQLSSSRNLNWLSRLSSLKYLDLGGMDLSTTGVNWAYAVNMLPSLAELHLSDCQIKSISLSLQSINLTSLFNLTSLITLDLSWNDFGDPFPSEFANFKSLEYLDLSNTGLEGQIPKGIGNLCKLKVLSLYGNEFNGGLEEFCRSFSNCSNIALESLDLSFSKLGSQLPVSLGMFKSMQNLYLGGNSLWGSIPDSIGNLSSLKTLYLSYNMITGSIPDSIGNLSSLKTLDLFYNMMNGSIPQSLGQLSQLVSLDLSSNPWEGNLTEAHFINLTRLQDFKAGDSYNHTSLIFDMAYDWVPPFKLHTIYIRNCHIGPGFGIWLQSQTELREIYLSGNGISDSFPEEWLLKISSQLIQLDLSYNQFRGNLPSNLKSPKLELIDLSHNQLDGPLPLWSATKVTNFDLESNSFSGPIPSNIDQMMPNLNFLYLSENHLNGNIPRSICNMQQLQELSLFGNHLNGTIPPFVYNMKQLQILSLGSNQFHGELRLAWSVGSNMMFLDVSQNNLSGNIPTSLGALISLKVLKLNNNNFEGEIPNSLQNCSQLGSIDLGDNKLFGKIPQWIGGLNVSMLNMIRLRSNNFSGHISQQLCNLQQLHILDLSHNNISGTIPKCLGNLASLVNDSYTSDDTFYASNQPTTLTLKGKELVYNNTLYLVKSIDLSSNTLQGEIPEEISSLILLGTLNLSRNQLTGKIPSQIGNLHWLETLDLSHNHLSGQIPQSLSSLTSLSHLNLSYNNLSGRIPSGNQLQTLIDPSIYMENPSLCGVPLSTKCPGDETFPSKDTKDINVGGNDELWFYVSMVLGFIVGFWGVCGTLILKTSWRYAYFQFFDSIKDKIALAIALKVARFQRMFSYV